The proteins below come from a single Alligator mississippiensis isolate rAllMis1 chromosome 2, rAllMis1, whole genome shotgun sequence genomic window:
- the LOC102563952 gene encoding LOW QUALITY PROTEIN: olfactory receptor 5AS1-like (The sequence of the model RefSeq protein was modified relative to this genomic sequence to represent the inferred CDS: deleted 1 base in 1 codon): MPSGNQTTVTEFILFGFTSSPEMEVALFVLFLIIYFSTLVGNIGIIILIQIDSYLHTPMYYFLSNLSFLDLCYSSAIAPKMLANFLTHSKTISFAGCATQMFLFAAFADTECLVLAAMAYDRYMAICNPLLYTAVMSQRVCISLVAGAYISGSMSSLVHTCFTFTLSFCGSNVINHFFCDIPALLALSCSNTHINEILLFALCGTSTFVIQTSTFVIILVSYAYILFAILRLHSADNRHKAFSTCTSHLTAITLFYGTLLFMYLQPSSSYVLDTGKVVSVFYTVVFPMLNPLVYSLRNKEVKDALRRTLERKVFSQ; this comes from the exons ATGCCCAGTGGAAACCAGACTACAGTGACTGAGTTTATTCTCTTTGGTTTCACCAGTAGTCCTGAGATGGAGGTGGCCCTGTTTGTGCTGTTTCTCATCATCTATTTTAGCACTTTGGTGGGAAACATTGGCATCATCATTCTAATCCAGATTGACTCCtaccttcacacccccatgtattATTTCCTCTCCAACCTGTCCTTCTTGGACCTTTGCTACTCCTCTGCAATTGCTCCCAAGATGCTGGCAAACTTCTTGACCCACAGCAAGACCATTTCCTTTGCTGGCTGTGCAACACAAATGTTCCTTTTTGCTGCCTTTGCAGATACTGAGTGTCTCGTTCTGGCTGCAATGGCATATGACCGTTACATGGCCATCTGTAACCCACTACTCTATACAGCTGTCATGTCTCAGAGGGTCTGCATCTCACTGGTAGCAGGAGCTTACATCAGTGGTAGTATGAGCTCATTGGTACACACTTGTTTTACATTCACGCTATCGTTCTGTGGCTCCAATGTCAtcaaccatttcttctgtgacatcCCCGCACTGCTAGCACTTTCCTGCTCCAACACTCATATCAATGAAATCCTTCTCTTTGCCTTGTGTGGCACC AGCACCTTTGTGATCCAAACCAGCACCTTTGTGATCATCCTTGTTTCCTACGCTTACATCCTCTTTGCCATCCTGAGACTCCACTCTGCCGACAACAGGCACAAAGCCTTCTCCACTTGCACCTCCCACCTGACAGCCATCACCTTGTTTTATGGAACACTTCTATTCATGTATTTACAGCCTAGTTCTAGTTATGTCTTGGACACAGGCAAAGTGGTCTCTGTATTTTATACTGTGGTCTTTCCCATGTTGAACCCCCTggtctacagcctgaggaacaaggaagTAAAGGATGCCCTAAGGAGAACATTAGAGAGGAAAGTGTTTTCACAGTGA